In Phoenix dactylifera cultivar Barhee BC4 chromosome 1, palm_55x_up_171113_PBpolish2nd_filt_p, whole genome shotgun sequence, the genomic stretch atttgcatcaaaaagatgatgATTCAGGGGGGAAAAACAATAAAGAGAAgcaaaacttatatatatataaaagacatTATTTAAATAACATATTGTATTATGTGACATGTAGATGAATTGTTTCAGTAGTTTTGCACCAAAAGAATTAAGAAATTAACTTTCTTTAGTAATCTGTTAGAGTATTGTATTTAAAAGAAAAGGCAGTATATCATTTTACCATTCGATGTTAATCTATCTTATGACAATTTGAACGCTTGTCAGGTTTTAGTTATATGTTTACCAGATATACATCTAAAAATTTACTTTAGCTCACCAAATATGCATCTAAAGTTTTACTTTTTTTGTAGCCTAATATTGCAACCCTTGCAattcttataaaaaaaatcataaaaatctAAGTTTAAACTAAAGAAAGCATTTCCATTCATTTATAATATTCACAACTCATATGTACACTATCTGAGCCACATAAATTGTATCCAGCCTACATTCCAAAACTGGTTTTGGATACAGTAGAGACTAGAACATTTAAGTGTCATTTTGGTGTCCCAGGAGAAACTCCATAAATACAAGGAGagcccctctcgaggatgcttGACATGATTGCAAACCATTGGGCTGGTTGGTGATAAGGTCTGATCTAGTCTTTTTTAATATACAGAACAAAGATACATGTAGTGCTCTGCTGGAGAGGGCAGTGATGGTTCAAGTAAtgtagcagcagcagcagagctTTTCTGCTAAAGACCACTTGTGGCAGAATAGTGTTTAAGATACCAGTACTTGTTTTAGTTTAGAGAAGAGTTGCTGTTATTCTTGGTTACTCCTGAAGGAAAGAGGCGAAAAAGAAACTAGGTAATACTTATCCATGAGATAGAGCAGACGTTAGAATTTCAgatggaagaaaaaaaggaaacgtGTGCTTGTGTTTGTGTGCTTTCTACCGTGACATACGGGATGGGGGGAAGGGGGTGCAGAGTTGTAGCACGAGGAAAAGATTAAAATGTGAGGACATGTTTCTGATTAAAAAATAAGTAGAATCCTTGTGAAAAATCTATTATAATTTGACTGATTTTATGGTTCTTATACATGCCTAGATACCATATAAAGAAATTGACTTTAGTTGTTCCAGTTAGATAATTGCAAGGGATGTCATACACAGAATTAAGCTAAGcagaaaaagaaataacaaattAAACATTTTTTCTGTTAAAGCTAGGTAACATCCACCCAGGAAGATAGTTCCCCATTTCAACATTATACTTGGGTCAATGTTTCTTCGACAACTTTGCTCATAATTGAGGTATTTTGTGTTGAGTGTtgccaaggttcgccgtcttaaTACCAGACCCCGTACCAGTACCACACTAGCATtgtgtcggtatggtacgggGCCTTTTCAGCATACCGAGTATCGGTATATCATCCGTACCGGATACTAGTATCaaatcggtatggtacggtatggcTCCTACCTATTTTGCCACTTTCTTCTGCCACTTTTATGTATTTTCCGTTTTTAGTTTACCTAACTTTATGGATCCTTTTACACTAAAATTATGGCACAGCGTGGTTATTTTCACAGAAGTCAGCCATTTTACAGCCATTGAGAGTGATGGTCCTAGAAGATATGGCATATATAGTTCATGTCAAAGAATTTGAGGAGCATATTTCATCAAGCCTGACCTTGCAGCAGCAGCTAGTTCTTCTGGACCTTGAACAATGCCCTCCAGAGGTGTTTCTGACTTCCCTGTTGCTTTCCTTTTGTCTTATTTCCTTTACGCTTACTCAATCCTTTGCTTCAGATACTGCCGCACACAGTGGAGAACGAAAATGCATCAGAACTTCGTCGGGCCCAAAAATCATTTTCATCAGTGTTTCCTGTTGAAGTTGGTGCAAGTGTTCTACCTGTTGTACCTTGTCCCATGGTAAAGCCAGTGATTGGATCATCAAAATGTGAGGCTGTTGATGTGTCTTGTAGTAGTAAGCATACTGCTTTTCAAACATCTTCGGCACTGGATCTGAGTTATATTACAGAAGATGCCAAGATCGCCCTATCATCTGTGAATGGGTAATCTCCCTTCCTAATCATGGCACCtttacttatttttttatatatcagTGCAGAAAGACACGCAGCTGTGCATTTTCACATTCAGATTCTTTTCAACAGATTAAAGTTTGCTTAATGTATAATGGACattgaataataatatttttaccaTTATATGTTTCCGTTCTATTAACTTGATCTGACAGGCGATTTGTCTTTTCTTCTGAGAGGAGCAATTGTGTCATTAGCAcataacaaaaataaactatttataccACGCAGTTATTAATATGATGAATAACTTGCTTGTTTCTTTTCTCATTgttcttttatataaaataatgcatTG encodes the following:
- the LOC103706023 gene encoding uncharacterized protein LOC103706023 isoform X2; its protein translation is MHWTKTSSSGGLWWTTAKTPRGPLLTTSPCSGAWLFSQKSAILQPLRVMVLEDMAYIVHVKEFEEHISSSLTLQQQLVLLDLEQCPPEILPHTVENENASELRRAQKSFSSVFPVEVGASVLPVVPCPMVKPVIGSSKCEAVDVSCSSKHTAFQTSSALDLSYITEDAKIALSSVNGWLLGYPITYLFSKEHGEKAMRNLSFKSIYHYKLFARRKGTLTSKLQEDEVLSFTAPCDVAKRREEEPWIEAFLARMEGKLKRCSQVWVSMRLEVKFLESNSQIIVV